One stretch of Kogia breviceps isolate mKogBre1 chromosome 18, mKogBre1 haplotype 1, whole genome shotgun sequence DNA includes these proteins:
- the CPT1C gene encoding palmitoyl thioesterase CPT1C isoform X4, translating to MAEAHQAVGFRPSLTSDAGEVELSAPMLQEIYLSGLRSWKRHLSRFWNDFLTGVFPASPLSWLFLFSAIQLAWFLQLDPSLGLMEKIKELLPDWGGQHHRLRGVLAAALFASCLWGALIFTLHVALRLLLSYHGWLLQPHGTMSSRTKTWLALVRIFSGRHPMLFSYQRSLPHQPVPSVQDTVRKYLESVRPVLSDEDFDWTAALAREFLRLQASLLQWYLQLKSWWASNYVSDWWEEFVYLRSRNSLMVNSNYYMMDFLYVTPTPVQAARAGNAVHALLLYRHRLNRQEILPTLLMGMRPLCSAQYEKIFNTTRIPGVHKDHIRHLRDSRHVAVFHRGRFFRVGTHSQSGLLSPRALEQQFQRILDDPSPACPHEEHLAALTAAPRDMWAHVRRSLKTQAQEALEAVEGAAFFVSLDSEPAGLTREDPAASLDAYAHALLAGRGHDRWFDKSFSLIVFSNGKLGLSVEHSWADCPISGHMWEIHLSISLALRGAKTLSGNIDCHVFPFSHFGKSFIKRCHLSSDGFIQMALQLAYFRDRGQFCLTYESTVTRLFLEGRTETVRSCTREACNFVRAMEDKEKTDSQCLALLRLAVDKHQALLKAAMSGQGVDRHLFALYIVSQFLHLQSPFLDQVHSEQWQLAASQIPVQQIHLFDVHSYPDYVSSGGGFGPADDHGYGVSYIFMGDDGITFHISSKKSSTRTDSHRLGQHIEGALLDVAALFQEGQRLKRRGLGEEDSEHSRDSLPCHTRGSRAPTTATNF from the exons AACGATTTTCTCACAGGTGTGTTCCCTGCTAGCCCCCTCAGCTGGCTGTTCCTCTTCAGTGCAATCCAGcttgcctggttcctccagctggATCCTTCCTTAGGACTGATGGAGAAAATCAAAGAGTTGCTGCCAGACTG gggtgGACAGCATCACAGGCTTCGGGGGGTCCTGGCGGCCGCGCTGTTTGCTTCGTGTCTGTGGGGAGCTCTGATCTTCACGCTTCATGTGGCCCTGAGGCTACTTCTGTCCTACCACGGCTGGCTCCTCCAACCCCACGGAACCATGTCCTCACGCACCAAGACCTGGCTG GCCCTGGTTCGCATCTTCTCCGGCCGCCACCCAATGCTCTTCAGTTACCAACGCTCCCTGCCGCATCAGCCTGTGCCCTCCGTGCAGGACACCGTGCGCAAG TATCTGGAGTCTGTCCGACCCGTCCTCTCCGACGAGGACTTCGACTGGACCGCGGCCCTAGCACGGGAATTCCTGAGGCTGCAGGCGTCACTGCTGCAGTGGTACCTTCAGCTCAAGTCCTGGTGGGCGTCCAATTAC GTCAGTGACTGGTGGGAGGAATTTGTGTACCTGCGCTCCCGGAACTCACTGATGGTGAATAGCAACTATTATATGATg GACTTCCTGTATGTCACGCCCACTCCCGTGCAGGCCGCCCGTGCGGGGAACGCGGTCCACGCCCTCCTCCTGTACCGCCACCGCCTGAACCGCCAGGAGATCCTGCCG actttgctgatgggaatgcgGCCCTTGTGCTCTGCCCAGTATGAGAAGATATTCAACACCACGCGAATTCCCGGGGTCCACAAAG ACCACATCCGCCACCTCCGTGACAGCAGACACGTGGCCGTCTTCCACCGGGGCCGATTCTTCCGCGTGGGGACCCACTCCCAAAGCGGCCTCCTTTCCCCGCGGGCCCTGGAGCAGCAGTTCCAGCGAATCCTGGACGACCCCTCTCCTGCCTGCCCCCACGAGGAGCATCTGGCGGCCTTGACTGCTGCTCCGAG GGACATGTGGGCCCACGTGCGGAGGTCCCTGAAGACCCAGGCCCAGGAGGCCCTGGAGGCCGTCGAAGGGGCTGCTTTCTTTGTATCACTTGACTCTGAGCCCGCGGGGCTCACCAGGGAGGACCCCGCAGCTTCCTTAGACGCCTACGCCCACGCCCTGCTGGCCGGCAGGGGCCACGACCG CTGGTTTGACAAATCCTTCTCCTTAATCGTCTTCTCCAACGGGAAGTTGGGCCTCAGCGTGGAGCACTCGTGGGCCGACTGCCCCATCTCGGGACACATGTGGGAG atccatctatccatctctcTAGCCCTGAGGGGAGCCAAGACCTTGTCTGGAAACATCGACTGCCACGTCTTCCCCTTCTCCCACTTCGGCAAGAGCTTCATCAAACGCTGCCACCTCTCTTCAGACGGCTTCATCCAGATGGCCTTGCAGCTGGCCTACTTTCGG GACAGGGGTCAATTCTGCCTGACTTATGAGTCGACCGTGACTCGCTTGTTCCTGGAAGGGCGGACAGAGACGGTGCGTTCTTGCACGAGGGAGGCCTGCAACTTTGTGAGAGCCATGGAGGACAAAGAGAAGACA GACTCACAGTGCCTCGCCCTGCTCCGCTTGGCGGTGGACAAGCACCAAGCTCTGCTGAAGGCAGCGATGAGTGGACAGGGGGTCGACCGCCACCTCTTTGCTCTCTACATCGTGTCCCAATTCCTCCACCTGCAGTCTCCCTTCCTGGACCAG GTTCACTCGGAGCAGTGGCAGCTGGCCGCCAGCCAGATTCCTGTTCAGCAAATCCACCTGTTCGACGTCCACAGTTACCCCGACTACGTTTCCTCTGGTGGTGGATTCGGGCCT GCTGATGACCACGGTTACGGTGTCTCCTACATCTTCATGGGGGACGATGGGATCACCTTCCACATCTCCAGCAAAAAATCAAGCACAAGAACG GACTCCCACCGGCTGGGGCAGCACATCGAGGGTGCATTGTTGGACGTGGCCGCCCTTTTCCAGGAGGGGCAGCGTCTTAAGCGCAGAGGGTTAGGGGAGGAGGACTCAGAGCACAGCCGTGACTCTCTCCCCTGCCATACCAGGGGCTCCAGGGCACCCACGACCGCCACTAACTTTTGA
- the CPT1C gene encoding palmitoyl thioesterase CPT1C isoform X1 — protein sequence MAEAHQAVGFRPSLTSDAGEVELSAPMLQEIYLSGLRSWKRHLSRFWNDFLTGVFPASPLSWLFLFSAIQLAWFLQLDPSLGLMEKIKELLPDWGGQHHRLRGVLAAALFASCLWGALIFTLHVALRLLLSYHGWLLQPHGTMSSRTKTWLALVRIFSGRHPMLFSYQRSLPHQPVPSVQDTVRKYLESVRPVLSDEDFDWTAALAREFLRLQASLLQWYLQLKSWWASNYVSDWWEEFVYLRSRNSLMVNSNYYMMDFLYVTPTPVQAARAGNAVHALLLYRHRLNRQEILPTLLMGMRPLCSAQYEKIFNTTRIPGVHKDHIRHLRDSRHVAVFHRGRFFRVGTHSQSGLLSPRALEQQFQRILDDPSPACPHEEHLAALTAAPRDMWAHVRRSLKTQAQEALEAVEGAAFFVSLDSEPAGLTREDPAASLDAYAHALLAGRGHDRWFDKSFSLIVFSNGKLGLSVEHSWADCPISGHMWEFTLATECFQLGYSADGHCKGHPDPSLPQPQRLHWDLPDKIHLSISLALRGAKTLSGNIDCHVFPFSHFGKSFIKRCHLSSDGFIQMALQLAYFRDRGQFCLTYESTVTRLFLEGRTETVRSCTREACNFVRAMEDKEKTDSQCLALLRLAVDKHQALLKAAMSGQGVDRHLFALYIVSQFLHLQSPFLDQVHSEQWQLAASQIPVQQIHLFDVHSYPDYVSSGGGFGPADDHGYGVSYIFMGDDGITFHISSKKSSTRTDSHRLGQHIEGALLDVAALFQEGQRLKRRGLGEEDSEHSRDSLPCHTRGSRAPTTATNF from the exons AACGATTTTCTCACAGGTGTGTTCCCTGCTAGCCCCCTCAGCTGGCTGTTCCTCTTCAGTGCAATCCAGcttgcctggttcctccagctggATCCTTCCTTAGGACTGATGGAGAAAATCAAAGAGTTGCTGCCAGACTG gggtgGACAGCATCACAGGCTTCGGGGGGTCCTGGCGGCCGCGCTGTTTGCTTCGTGTCTGTGGGGAGCTCTGATCTTCACGCTTCATGTGGCCCTGAGGCTACTTCTGTCCTACCACGGCTGGCTCCTCCAACCCCACGGAACCATGTCCTCACGCACCAAGACCTGGCTG GCCCTGGTTCGCATCTTCTCCGGCCGCCACCCAATGCTCTTCAGTTACCAACGCTCCCTGCCGCATCAGCCTGTGCCCTCCGTGCAGGACACCGTGCGCAAG TATCTGGAGTCTGTCCGACCCGTCCTCTCCGACGAGGACTTCGACTGGACCGCGGCCCTAGCACGGGAATTCCTGAGGCTGCAGGCGTCACTGCTGCAGTGGTACCTTCAGCTCAAGTCCTGGTGGGCGTCCAATTAC GTCAGTGACTGGTGGGAGGAATTTGTGTACCTGCGCTCCCGGAACTCACTGATGGTGAATAGCAACTATTATATGATg GACTTCCTGTATGTCACGCCCACTCCCGTGCAGGCCGCCCGTGCGGGGAACGCGGTCCACGCCCTCCTCCTGTACCGCCACCGCCTGAACCGCCAGGAGATCCTGCCG actttgctgatgggaatgcgGCCCTTGTGCTCTGCCCAGTATGAGAAGATATTCAACACCACGCGAATTCCCGGGGTCCACAAAG ACCACATCCGCCACCTCCGTGACAGCAGACACGTGGCCGTCTTCCACCGGGGCCGATTCTTCCGCGTGGGGACCCACTCCCAAAGCGGCCTCCTTTCCCCGCGGGCCCTGGAGCAGCAGTTCCAGCGAATCCTGGACGACCCCTCTCCTGCCTGCCCCCACGAGGAGCATCTGGCGGCCTTGACTGCTGCTCCGAG GGACATGTGGGCCCACGTGCGGAGGTCCCTGAAGACCCAGGCCCAGGAGGCCCTGGAGGCCGTCGAAGGGGCTGCTTTCTTTGTATCACTTGACTCTGAGCCCGCGGGGCTCACCAGGGAGGACCCCGCAGCTTCCTTAGACGCCTACGCCCACGCCCTGCTGGCCGGCAGGGGCCACGACCG CTGGTTTGACAAATCCTTCTCCTTAATCGTCTTCTCCAACGGGAAGTTGGGCCTCAGCGTGGAGCACTCGTGGGCCGACTGCCCCATCTCGGGACACATGTGGGAG TTCACTCTGGCCACAGAATGCTTTCAGCTGGGCTACTCGGCAGATGGTCACTGCAAGGGTCACCCTGACCCCTCACTGCCCCAGCCCCAGCGGCTGCACTGGGACCTTCCAGACAAG atccatctatccatctctcTAGCCCTGAGGGGAGCCAAGACCTTGTCTGGAAACATCGACTGCCACGTCTTCCCCTTCTCCCACTTCGGCAAGAGCTTCATCAAACGCTGCCACCTCTCTTCAGACGGCTTCATCCAGATGGCCTTGCAGCTGGCCTACTTTCGG GACAGGGGTCAATTCTGCCTGACTTATGAGTCGACCGTGACTCGCTTGTTCCTGGAAGGGCGGACAGAGACGGTGCGTTCTTGCACGAGGGAGGCCTGCAACTTTGTGAGAGCCATGGAGGACAAAGAGAAGACA GACTCACAGTGCCTCGCCCTGCTCCGCTTGGCGGTGGACAAGCACCAAGCTCTGCTGAAGGCAGCGATGAGTGGACAGGGGGTCGACCGCCACCTCTTTGCTCTCTACATCGTGTCCCAATTCCTCCACCTGCAGTCTCCCTTCCTGGACCAG GTTCACTCGGAGCAGTGGCAGCTGGCCGCCAGCCAGATTCCTGTTCAGCAAATCCACCTGTTCGACGTCCACAGTTACCCCGACTACGTTTCCTCTGGTGGTGGATTCGGGCCT GCTGATGACCACGGTTACGGTGTCTCCTACATCTTCATGGGGGACGATGGGATCACCTTCCACATCTCCAGCAAAAAATCAAGCACAAGAACG GACTCCCACCGGCTGGGGCAGCACATCGAGGGTGCATTGTTGGACGTGGCCGCCCTTTTCCAGGAGGGGCAGCGTCTTAAGCGCAGAGGGTTAGGGGAGGAGGACTCAGAGCACAGCCGTGACTCTCTCCCCTGCCATACCAGGGGCTCCAGGGCACCCACGACCGCCACTAACTTTTGA
- the CPT1C gene encoding palmitoyl thioesterase CPT1C isoform X6: MAEAHQAVGFRPSLTSDAGEVELSAPMLQEIYLSGLRSWKRHLSRFWNDFLTGVFPASPLSWLFLFSAIQLAWFLQLDPSLGLMEKIKELLPDWGGQHHRLRGVLAAALFASCLWGALIFTLHVALRLLLSYHGWLLQPHGTMSSRTKTWLALVRIFSGRHPMLFSYQRSLPHQPVPSVQDTVRKYLESVRPVLSDEDFDWTAALAREFLRLQASLLQWYLQLKSWWASNYVSDWWEEFVYLRSRNSLMVNSNYYMMAARAGNAVHALLLYRHRLNRQEILPTLLMGMRPLCSAQYEKIFNTTRIPGVHKDHIRHLRDSRHVAVFHRGRFFRVGTHSQSGLLSPRALEQQFQRILDDPSPACPHEEHLAALTAAPRDMWAHVRRSLKTQAQEALEAVEGAAFFVSLDSEPAGLTREDPAASLDAYAHALLAGRGHDRWFDKSFSLIVFSNGKLGLSVEHSWADCPISGHMWEIHLSISLALRGAKTLSGNIDCHVFPFSHFGKSFIKRCHLSSDGFIQMALQLAYFRDRGQFCLTYESTVTRLFLEGRTETVRSCTREACNFVRAMEDKEKTDSQCLALLRLAVDKHQALLKAAMSGQGVDRHLFALYIVSQFLHLQSPFLDQVHSEQWQLAASQIPVQQIHLFDVHSYPDYVSSGGGFGPADDHGYGVSYIFMGDDGITFHISSKKSSTRTDSHRLGQHIEGALLDVAALFQEGQRLKRRGLGEEDSEHSRDSLPCHTRGSRAPTTATNF; this comes from the exons AACGATTTTCTCACAGGTGTGTTCCCTGCTAGCCCCCTCAGCTGGCTGTTCCTCTTCAGTGCAATCCAGcttgcctggttcctccagctggATCCTTCCTTAGGACTGATGGAGAAAATCAAAGAGTTGCTGCCAGACTG gggtgGACAGCATCACAGGCTTCGGGGGGTCCTGGCGGCCGCGCTGTTTGCTTCGTGTCTGTGGGGAGCTCTGATCTTCACGCTTCATGTGGCCCTGAGGCTACTTCTGTCCTACCACGGCTGGCTCCTCCAACCCCACGGAACCATGTCCTCACGCACCAAGACCTGGCTG GCCCTGGTTCGCATCTTCTCCGGCCGCCACCCAATGCTCTTCAGTTACCAACGCTCCCTGCCGCATCAGCCTGTGCCCTCCGTGCAGGACACCGTGCGCAAG TATCTGGAGTCTGTCCGACCCGTCCTCTCCGACGAGGACTTCGACTGGACCGCGGCCCTAGCACGGGAATTCCTGAGGCTGCAGGCGTCACTGCTGCAGTGGTACCTTCAGCTCAAGTCCTGGTGGGCGTCCAATTAC GTCAGTGACTGGTGGGAGGAATTTGTGTACCTGCGCTCCCGGAACTCACTGATGGTGAATAGCAACTATTATATGATg GCCGCCCGTGCGGGGAACGCGGTCCACGCCCTCCTCCTGTACCGCCACCGCCTGAACCGCCAGGAGATCCTGCCG actttgctgatgggaatgcgGCCCTTGTGCTCTGCCCAGTATGAGAAGATATTCAACACCACGCGAATTCCCGGGGTCCACAAAG ACCACATCCGCCACCTCCGTGACAGCAGACACGTGGCCGTCTTCCACCGGGGCCGATTCTTCCGCGTGGGGACCCACTCCCAAAGCGGCCTCCTTTCCCCGCGGGCCCTGGAGCAGCAGTTCCAGCGAATCCTGGACGACCCCTCTCCTGCCTGCCCCCACGAGGAGCATCTGGCGGCCTTGACTGCTGCTCCGAG GGACATGTGGGCCCACGTGCGGAGGTCCCTGAAGACCCAGGCCCAGGAGGCCCTGGAGGCCGTCGAAGGGGCTGCTTTCTTTGTATCACTTGACTCTGAGCCCGCGGGGCTCACCAGGGAGGACCCCGCAGCTTCCTTAGACGCCTACGCCCACGCCCTGCTGGCCGGCAGGGGCCACGACCG CTGGTTTGACAAATCCTTCTCCTTAATCGTCTTCTCCAACGGGAAGTTGGGCCTCAGCGTGGAGCACTCGTGGGCCGACTGCCCCATCTCGGGACACATGTGGGAG atccatctatccatctctcTAGCCCTGAGGGGAGCCAAGACCTTGTCTGGAAACATCGACTGCCACGTCTTCCCCTTCTCCCACTTCGGCAAGAGCTTCATCAAACGCTGCCACCTCTCTTCAGACGGCTTCATCCAGATGGCCTTGCAGCTGGCCTACTTTCGG GACAGGGGTCAATTCTGCCTGACTTATGAGTCGACCGTGACTCGCTTGTTCCTGGAAGGGCGGACAGAGACGGTGCGTTCTTGCACGAGGGAGGCCTGCAACTTTGTGAGAGCCATGGAGGACAAAGAGAAGACA GACTCACAGTGCCTCGCCCTGCTCCGCTTGGCGGTGGACAAGCACCAAGCTCTGCTGAAGGCAGCGATGAGTGGACAGGGGGTCGACCGCCACCTCTTTGCTCTCTACATCGTGTCCCAATTCCTCCACCTGCAGTCTCCCTTCCTGGACCAG GTTCACTCGGAGCAGTGGCAGCTGGCCGCCAGCCAGATTCCTGTTCAGCAAATCCACCTGTTCGACGTCCACAGTTACCCCGACTACGTTTCCTCTGGTGGTGGATTCGGGCCT GCTGATGACCACGGTTACGGTGTCTCCTACATCTTCATGGGGGACGATGGGATCACCTTCCACATCTCCAGCAAAAAATCAAGCACAAGAACG GACTCCCACCGGCTGGGGCAGCACATCGAGGGTGCATTGTTGGACGTGGCCGCCCTTTTCCAGGAGGGGCAGCGTCTTAAGCGCAGAGGGTTAGGGGAGGAGGACTCAGAGCACAGCCGTGACTCTCTCCCCTGCCATACCAGGGGCTCCAGGGCACCCACGACCGCCACTAACTTTTGA
- the CPT1C gene encoding palmitoyl thioesterase CPT1C isoform X3 produces MAEAHQAVGFRPSLTSDAGEVELSAPMLQEIYLSGLRSWKRHLSRFWNDFLTGVFPASPLSWLFLFSAIQLAWFLQLDPSLGLMEKIKELLPDWGGQHHRLRGVLAAALFASCLWGALIFTLHVALRLLLSYHGWLLQPHGTMSSRTKTWLALVRIFSGRHPMLFSYQRSLPHQPVPSVQDTVRKYLESVRPVLSDEDFDWTAALAREFLRLQASLLQWYLQLKSWWASNYVSDWWEEFVYLRSRNSLMVNSNYYMMAARAGNAVHALLLYRHRLNRQEILPTLLMGMRPLCSAQYEKIFNTTRIPGVHKDHIRHLRDSRHVAVFHRGRFFRVGTHSQSGLLSPRALEQQFQRILDDPSPACPHEEHLAALTAAPRDMWAHVRRSLKTQAQEALEAVEGAAFFVSLDSEPAGLTREDPAASLDAYAHALLAGRGHDRWFDKSFSLIVFSNGKLGLSVEHSWADCPISGHMWEFTLATECFQLGYSADGHCKGHPDPSLPQPQRLHWDLPDKIHLSISLALRGAKTLSGNIDCHVFPFSHFGKSFIKRCHLSSDGFIQMALQLAYFRDRGQFCLTYESTVTRLFLEGRTETVRSCTREACNFVRAMEDKEKTDSQCLALLRLAVDKHQALLKAAMSGQGVDRHLFALYIVSQFLHLQSPFLDQVHSEQWQLAASQIPVQQIHLFDVHSYPDYVSSGGGFGPADDHGYGVSYIFMGDDGITFHISSKKSSTRTDSHRLGQHIEGALLDVAALFQEGQRLKRRGLGEEDSEHSRDSLPCHTRGSRAPTTATNF; encoded by the exons AACGATTTTCTCACAGGTGTGTTCCCTGCTAGCCCCCTCAGCTGGCTGTTCCTCTTCAGTGCAATCCAGcttgcctggttcctccagctggATCCTTCCTTAGGACTGATGGAGAAAATCAAAGAGTTGCTGCCAGACTG gggtgGACAGCATCACAGGCTTCGGGGGGTCCTGGCGGCCGCGCTGTTTGCTTCGTGTCTGTGGGGAGCTCTGATCTTCACGCTTCATGTGGCCCTGAGGCTACTTCTGTCCTACCACGGCTGGCTCCTCCAACCCCACGGAACCATGTCCTCACGCACCAAGACCTGGCTG GCCCTGGTTCGCATCTTCTCCGGCCGCCACCCAATGCTCTTCAGTTACCAACGCTCCCTGCCGCATCAGCCTGTGCCCTCCGTGCAGGACACCGTGCGCAAG TATCTGGAGTCTGTCCGACCCGTCCTCTCCGACGAGGACTTCGACTGGACCGCGGCCCTAGCACGGGAATTCCTGAGGCTGCAGGCGTCACTGCTGCAGTGGTACCTTCAGCTCAAGTCCTGGTGGGCGTCCAATTAC GTCAGTGACTGGTGGGAGGAATTTGTGTACCTGCGCTCCCGGAACTCACTGATGGTGAATAGCAACTATTATATGATg GCCGCCCGTGCGGGGAACGCGGTCCACGCCCTCCTCCTGTACCGCCACCGCCTGAACCGCCAGGAGATCCTGCCG actttgctgatgggaatgcgGCCCTTGTGCTCTGCCCAGTATGAGAAGATATTCAACACCACGCGAATTCCCGGGGTCCACAAAG ACCACATCCGCCACCTCCGTGACAGCAGACACGTGGCCGTCTTCCACCGGGGCCGATTCTTCCGCGTGGGGACCCACTCCCAAAGCGGCCTCCTTTCCCCGCGGGCCCTGGAGCAGCAGTTCCAGCGAATCCTGGACGACCCCTCTCCTGCCTGCCCCCACGAGGAGCATCTGGCGGCCTTGACTGCTGCTCCGAG GGACATGTGGGCCCACGTGCGGAGGTCCCTGAAGACCCAGGCCCAGGAGGCCCTGGAGGCCGTCGAAGGGGCTGCTTTCTTTGTATCACTTGACTCTGAGCCCGCGGGGCTCACCAGGGAGGACCCCGCAGCTTCCTTAGACGCCTACGCCCACGCCCTGCTGGCCGGCAGGGGCCACGACCG CTGGTTTGACAAATCCTTCTCCTTAATCGTCTTCTCCAACGGGAAGTTGGGCCTCAGCGTGGAGCACTCGTGGGCCGACTGCCCCATCTCGGGACACATGTGGGAG TTCACTCTGGCCACAGAATGCTTTCAGCTGGGCTACTCGGCAGATGGTCACTGCAAGGGTCACCCTGACCCCTCACTGCCCCAGCCCCAGCGGCTGCACTGGGACCTTCCAGACAAG atccatctatccatctctcTAGCCCTGAGGGGAGCCAAGACCTTGTCTGGAAACATCGACTGCCACGTCTTCCCCTTCTCCCACTTCGGCAAGAGCTTCATCAAACGCTGCCACCTCTCTTCAGACGGCTTCATCCAGATGGCCTTGCAGCTGGCCTACTTTCGG GACAGGGGTCAATTCTGCCTGACTTATGAGTCGACCGTGACTCGCTTGTTCCTGGAAGGGCGGACAGAGACGGTGCGTTCTTGCACGAGGGAGGCCTGCAACTTTGTGAGAGCCATGGAGGACAAAGAGAAGACA GACTCACAGTGCCTCGCCCTGCTCCGCTTGGCGGTGGACAAGCACCAAGCTCTGCTGAAGGCAGCGATGAGTGGACAGGGGGTCGACCGCCACCTCTTTGCTCTCTACATCGTGTCCCAATTCCTCCACCTGCAGTCTCCCTTCCTGGACCAG GTTCACTCGGAGCAGTGGCAGCTGGCCGCCAGCCAGATTCCTGTTCAGCAAATCCACCTGTTCGACGTCCACAGTTACCCCGACTACGTTTCCTCTGGTGGTGGATTCGGGCCT GCTGATGACCACGGTTACGGTGTCTCCTACATCTTCATGGGGGACGATGGGATCACCTTCCACATCTCCAGCAAAAAATCAAGCACAAGAACG GACTCCCACCGGCTGGGGCAGCACATCGAGGGTGCATTGTTGGACGTGGCCGCCCTTTTCCAGGAGGGGCAGCGTCTTAAGCGCAGAGGGTTAGGGGAGGAGGACTCAGAGCACAGCCGTGACTCTCTCCCCTGCCATACCAGGGGCTCCAGGGCACCCACGACCGCCACTAACTTTTGA